A single window of Crassostrea angulata isolate pt1a10 chromosome 8, ASM2561291v2, whole genome shotgun sequence DNA harbors:
- the LOC128160610 gene encoding uncharacterized protein LOC128160610 isoform X3 has protein sequence METRRKRKEVESQKTELHKLVTYVKGQIVFCKWKHGIWWPGFVEEVFGEDVYKISFWEEDEMITCNGKLNLREFQSNSNLIASSLKKLRSPRHLKEKYLQDLKQAKSIQNSNSLDTSPAKISVVDALKLIDADCVSEENYTTRRVEEVFPEIVDSVEEVVSDDGSKNLSGYSEHSRNCSNTAKDKEKAERGEHGSLDTSPAEINVEDALKLIDADCVSEENNATQRFSRVEEVFPEIVDSVEEVVSDDGSKNLSGYSEHSRNCSNTAKDKEKAERGEHGSLDTSPAEINVEDALKLIDADCVSEENNATQSRVEEVSPEIVDSVEEVVSDDGSKNLSSYSEHSRNCSNIAKYNWKVERSVYRNIGKITVIKKDNNLGATFSLEDDEECVIGSGRECDIEVSLKNVDKIHAVVAVGRSKAYLTNYSKSFPVVLNGKPIEIGQELNDGDMLMIGGRKFLFNYEKSCLSRKKNTLECFLEDLKWAKESHDTSKCQVRVSRKRKKQKGCKEQCSRQKKKRRKFIKIQEVQGSGDVDCPHLQPKDHSCMEIQAGLGDVDYPQLQPDDHSCSECQEGLSDINYLQHQPNDYSCPEPQVGPGDVDYPQLQPTDHSCLELQVGPGDVNYPQLQPTDHRCQFQSDNHNCSEPELQAGPGGVDYPQLRPDDHSCSEPELQADPDEVDYPQLQPDDHSCLERQASLGDIDCPQLHPSDHSYQECQGGPGDVDYPKLHPTDHRCLELQAGPGGIDYPQLHPDDHSCLERHAGPGDVDYSEDCEDLDDLNYIVKTEDEETEDESDSESSILDDESSSSLMSEDKETEDEGDSESSILDDEGSRNDVVVESCPGDVYFLQLQPDDHSCPELQADPGDVDYPGDCEDLDDPDSIVETEYESDSDLSILDDESSSNLMTEDEETEDKSDSESSILDDEGSRNLMNDVVVESCPGDVYFLQLQPDDHSCPELQADPGDVDYPGDCEDLDDPDSIVETEDESDSESSILYDESSSNLMNDVVVESCPGDVGYPEHQLDDHSCPELQAGPSDVDYPQLQPTNHSCMELQAGPGDVDYHQLQPDDHSCLESKAGPGDVDNPQLQPTNHSCLELQAGPGDVDYPQLQPYDHSCPEPELRAGPSDVDNPQLQPDDHTCLESQVGLGDVEYPQLQPDDHSCSERQVGSGDIDYPEDCEDLDDPDFIVETEDEETKDESDRESSILDDKSSSNLMNDVVVESYQGDVGYPELQPVDHSCTELQAVPSDVDYPQLQPDDHNSSELQAGPGDVDYPQLQPDDHSCAELQAGAGDIDNPQLQPTDHSCLKLQAGPGDVDYPQLQPDDHSCAELQAGPGDIDNPQLQPTDHSFLELQAGPGEVDNPQLQPDDHSCPQGLASSDDVDYPEDCEDLNDPDYIVETEDESDSESSILDDESSSNLMNDVEVESCMGDVDYPQLQPDDHSCPELQAGPDDVDSPKPEDCEALDERDLDCDNPPCKRKLDEKDCLFDKKFPNVFIKGLKKDNAKSKHNRVYDCVHACLYCHELFTNIQSHLERRHVNHTKVKAIKELKDQKMKETNQEKIDKLEKRLNSEMKLLRNLGDHHHNMKVLRHKEGELLLPRRRLVTFNFEEYGPCPKCKEWMVLNSSISNHQKTCPVKSTDYHKGSTIIQIGILTGKVKTTGSKRIEKEVLPSMKRDKFAEICMNDPLILALGDVWFMKNIDNKRKRKNYSSFHMRLAARLLLAFRNLVKRMDVSMSEMLSPENFDNVAEVALQICNSTEHEEDELQHPSTAIKSGFDLMRMASSKVGISIKTKNKEMKKEGEAFMYLMSKEWGYKVNKVARSTLSERMFNQKKELPYPEDIMKLSSYLVENLEFVDLSYTAVSGMMFRRIVMLVEARLILYNRRRPGELEALSLQCYRNRSKEVSATDLSLREQLSKFEKEMLDNQELVEIRGKNGTRVPVICPKEVIPAMNYLASKEIRKKAGIRDGNPFLFANTAEDVVRAGLALEELRTECRSLKFPDRIYATNLRKYCATIAQVIGLKDHELKYLCRHMGHTMEVHELHYRSTSGLIERLEIAKLMVMQECNVVGKFHGKSLKDITFEDILDKEDISPTQGEATRGEETPSVEDTSLSLDDMEEDVLVSRRKPKKSVRKAWTKEEEEEMKKYFKTYYDGTTKKTCPSRAECQRAIELSKNNGGYIHLRSWETIKKKVNNFLFSSVKKK, from the exons ATGGAAACAAGAAGGAAAAGAAAAG AGGTAGAGAGCCAAAAGACTGAGTTACATAAGTTGGTTACTTATGTTAAAG GTCAGATTGTTTTTTGCAAATGGAAGCATGGAATCTGGTGGCCTGGTTTTGTAGAAGAGGTTTTTGGGGAagatgtatataaaatttcctTCTGGGAAGAAGATGAAAT GATTACTTGTAATGGCAAGCTGAATCTTCGAGAGTTTCAAAGCAATTCAAATTTAATCGCTTCAAGCTTGA AAAAACTAAGAAGTCCAAGACACTTAAAAGAGAAGTATTTGCAGGACCTTAAGCAAGCCAAATCAATACAAAACAGTAATA GTCTGGATACATCACCTGCAAAAATTAGTGTTGTTGATGCTTTAAAGTTGATAGATGCTGACTGTGTGTCTGAAGAAAATTATACTACTCGAAG GGTAGAAGAAGTGTTCCCAGAAATTGTTGACAGTGTTGAGGAAGTTGTGTCAGACGACGGATCTAAG AATCTCTCCGGTTATTCAGAGCACAGTAGAAATTGTTCAAACACAGCAAAAGACAAGGAGAAGGCAGAGAGAGGTGAACATGGAA GTCTGGATACATCACCTGCAGAAATTAACGTTGAAGATGCTTTAAAGTTGATAGATGCTGACTGTGTATCTGAAGAAAATAATGCTACTCAAAg GTTTAGTAGGGTAGAAGAAGTGTTCCCAGAAATTGTTGACAGTGTTGAGGAAGTTGTGTCAGACGACGGATCAAAG AATCTCTCCGGTTATTCAGAGCACAGTAGAAATTGTTCAAACACAGCAAAAGACAAGGAGAAGGCAGAGAGAGGTGAACATGGAA GTCTGGATACATCACCTGCAGAAATTAACGTTGAAGATGCTTTAAAGTTGATAGATGCTGACTGTGTATCTGAAGAAAATAATGCTACTCAAAg TAGGGTAGAAGAAGTGTCCCCAGAAATTGTTGACAGTGTTGAGGAAGTTGTGTCAGACGACGGATCTAAG aATCTCTCCAGTTATTCAGAACACAGTAGAAATTGTTCCAACATAGCAAAATACAATTGGAAGGTAGAAAGAAGTGTATATAGAA ATATTGGAAAAATTACTGTGATTAAGAAGGATAACAATTTAGGAGCAACTTTTTCTTTGGAGGATGATGAAGAATGTGTCATTGGAAG TGGAAGAGAATGCGATATTGAAGtgtccctcaaaaatgttgaCAAGATTCATGCAGTTGTTGCAGTTGGAAGATCAAAG GCTTACTTAACAAATTATAGTAAAAGCTTTCCTGTTGTTCTCAATGGAAAACCAATTGAAATTGGCCAAGAATTGAATGATGGAGATATGCTGATGATTGGTGGCAGaaaatttctgtttaattatgaaaaaa gTTGTCTGTCAAGAAAGAAAAACACATTAGAGTGCTTTTTGGAGGACTTAAAGTGGGCTAAAG AAAGTCATGACACAAGTAAGTGTCAAGTAAGGGTCTCTAGGAAGAGAAAGAAACAGAAAGGCTGCAAG GAGCAGTGCAGCAGACAGaagaaaaagagaagaaaattcataaaaattcaaGAG gTCCAAGGTTCGGGTGATGTCGACTGTCCCCATTTACAGCCCAAAGACCACAGCTGTATGGAAATCCAAGCAGGTCTGGGTGATGTAGACTATCCCCAACTCCAACCTGATGACCACAGTTGTTCAGAATGCCAAGAAGGTCTGAGTGACATCAACTATCTCCAACACCAGCCCAATGACTACAGTTGTCCGGAACCCCAAGTAGGTCCAGGTGACGTAGACTATCCCCAACTCCAACCCACTGACCATAGCTGTCTGGAACTCCAAGTAGGTCCAGGTGACGTCAATTATCCCCAACTCCAGCCCACTGATCACAGATGTCAATTTCAGTCCGATAACCACAACTGTTCAGAACCAGAACTCCAAGCAGGTCCAGGTGGTGTTGACTATCCCCAACTCCGTCCCGATGACCACAGCTGTTCAGAACCAGAACTCCAAGCAGATCCGGATGAAGTAGACTATCCCCAACTCCAGCCTGATGACCACAGCTGTCTGGAACGCCAAGCAAGTCTAGGTGACATTGACTGTCCCCAACTCCATCCTAGTGACCACAGCTATCAGGAATGCCAAGGAGGTCCAGGTGACGTCGACTATCCCAAACTCCATCCCACTGATCACAGATGTCTGGAGCTCCAAGCAGGTCCAGGTGGCATTGACTATCCCCAACTCCATCCTGATGACCACAGCTGTCTAGAACGCCATGCAGGTCCAGGTGACGTAGACTATTCAGAGGATTGTGAGGATCTTGATGATCTAAACTATATTGTAAAGACTGAAGATGAAGAGACTGAAGATGAAAGTGACAGTGAATCAAGCATATTGGATGATGAAAGCAGCAGCAGCTTGATGTCTGAAGATAAAGAGACCGAAGATGAAGGTGACAGTGAATCAAGCATTTTGGATGATGAAGGCAGCAGGAACGATGTTGTAGTTGAATCATGTCCGGGTGATGTTTACTTTCTCCAACTCCAGCCCGATGACCACAGTTGTCCAGAACTTCAAGCAGATCCAGGTGATGTCGACTATCCAGGGGATTGTGAGGATCTTGATGATCCCGACTCTATTGTAGAGACTGAATATGAAAGTGACAGTGATTTGAGCATTTTGGATGATGAAAGCAGCAGCAACTTGATGACTGAAGATGAAGAGACCGAAGATAAAAGTGACAGTGAATCAAGCATTTTGGATGATGAAGGCAGCAGGAACTTGATGAACGATGTTGTAGTTGAATCATGTCCGGGTGATGTTTACTTTCTCCAACTCCAGCCCGATGACCACAGTTGTCCAGAACTTCAAGCAGATCCAGGTGATGTCGACTATCCAGGGGATTGTGAGGATCTTGATGATCCCGACTCTATTGTAGAGACCGAAGATGAAAGTGACAGTGAATCGAGCATTTTGTATGATGAAAGCAGCAGCAACTTGATGAACGATGTTGTAGTTGAATCATGTCCGGGTGATGTTGGCTACCCTGAACACCAGCTTGATGACCACAGCTGTCCAGAACTCCAAGCAGGTCCAAGTGATGTCGACTATCCCCAACTCCAACCCACTAACCATAGCTGTATGGAACTCCAAGCAGGTCCGGGTGACGTCGACTATCACCAACTCCAGCCCGATGACCACAGCTGTCTGGAAAGCAAAGCAGGTCCAGGTGATGTCGACAACCCCCAACTCCAACCCACTAACCATAGCTGTCTGGAACTCCAAGCAGGTCCAGGTGACGTTGACTATCCCCAACTCCAGCCCTATGACCACAGCTGTCCAGAACCAGAACTCCGAGCAGGTCCAAGTGACGTTGACAATCCCCAACTCCAGCCCGATGACCACACCTGTCTGGAAAGCCAAGTAGGTCTGGGTGATGTTGAATATCCTCAACTCCAGCCCGATGACCACAGCTGTTCGGAACGCCAAGTAGGTTCAGGTGACATCGACTATCCAGAGGATTGTGAGGATCTTGATGATCCTGACTTTATTGTAGAGACCGAAGATGAAGAGACCAAAGATGAAAGTGACAGGGAATCAAGCATTTTGGATGATAAGAGCAGCAGCAACTTAATGAACGATGTTGTAGTTGAATCATATCAGGGTGATGTTGGCTATCCCGAACTACAGCCTGTTGATCACAGTTGTACAGAACTCCAAGCAGTTCCAAGTGATGTCGACTATCCCCAACTCCAACCCGATGACCACAACAGTTCAGAACTCCAAGCAGGTCCAGGTGATGTTGACTATCCCCAACTCCAGCCTGATGACCACAGTTGTGCAGAACTCCAAGCAGGTGCAGGTGATATCGACAATCCCCAACTCCAACCCACTGACCATAGCTGTCTAAAACTCCAAGCAGGTCCAGGTGACGTTGACTATCCCCAACTCCAGCCTGATGACCACAGTTGTGCAGAACTCCAAGCAGGTCCAGGTGATATCGACAATCCCCAACTCCAACCCACTGACCATAGCTTTCTGGAACTCCAAGCAGGTCCAGGTGAAGTTGACAATCCCCAACTCCAGCCCGATGACCACAGCTGTCCGCAAGGCCTTGCCAGTTCAGATGACGTCGACTATCCAGAGGATTGTGAAGATCTTAATGATCCCGACTATATTGTAGAGACCGAAGATGAAAGTGACAGTGAGTCAAGCATTTTGGATGATGAAAGCAGCAGCAACTTGATGAACGATGTTGAAGTTGAATCGTGTATGGGTGATGTTGACTATCCCCAACTCCAGCCCGATGACCACAGTTGTCCGGAACTCCAAGCAGGTCCAGATGACGTCGACTCTCCCAAACCAGAGGATTGTGAGGCTCTTGATGAAAGAGATTTAGATTGTGACAACCCACCGTGCAAAAGAAAACTTGATGAAAAAGACTGTTTATTTGACAAAAagttcccaaatgtttttattaaggGATTGAAAAAAGACAATGCAAAATCCAAGCACAATAGGGTATATGATTGTGTTCATGCCTGTTTATACTGTCATGAATTGTTCACCAATATACAAAGTCATCTAGAACGTAGACATGTAAACCACACCAAGGTAAAGGCTATAAAAGAACTCAAAGACCAAAAGATGAAAGAAACTAATCAGGAGAAAATTGATAAGTTGGAGAAAAGGCTGAATTCAGAAATGAAACTTCTTAGAAACTTGGGAGACCACCATCATAATATGAAAGTTCTCAGGCATAAAGAAGGTGAGCTTCTCTTGCCAAGAAGAAGGCTTGTTACCTTTAACTTTGAAGAGTATGGTCCATGTCCTAAATGTAAAGAGTGGATGGTACTGAATTCTTCTATCAGTAATCATCAGAAAACATGTCCAGTGAAAAGTACAGACTATCACAAAGGTTCTACAATTATACAAATTGGAATCCTTACAGGAAAAGTGAAGACAACAGGTTCTAAACGGATTGAGAAAGAAGTGTTACCTTCAATGAAAAGAGACAAATTTGCAGAGATCTGTATGAATGATCCACTCATCCTTGCATTGGGAGACGTTTGGTTCATGAAAAACAttgataataaaagaaaaagaaaaaactaTTCTAGTTTTCATATGAGGCTAGCAGCACGGCTTCTTTTAGCCTTTAGAAATTTGGTGAAAAGAATGGACGTTTCAATGAGTGAGATGCTTAGCCCTGAAAACTTTGATAATGTGGCAGAAGTAGCTCTTCAAATTTGCAATAGTACCGAACATGAAGAGGATGAACTCCAGCATCCTAGCACAGCAATTAAGTCTGGGTTTGACCTTATGAGGATGGCATCCTCAAAAGTAGGAATttctatcaaaacaaaaaacaaagaaatgaagAAAGAGGGAGAAGCATTTATGTATCTTATGAGTAAAGAATGGGGTTACAAAGTTAACAAAGTTGCAAGAAGTACTCTGTCGGAGCGAATGTTTAATCAGAAGAAAGAGCTCCCTTACCCCGAAGACATAATGAAACTTTCATCTTATTTAGTAGAAAATTTGGAATTTGTAGATCTATCTTACACTGCTGTTAGTGGTATGATGTTCAGACGCATTGTGATGCTAGTGGAAGCACGCCTTATCTTGTATAACCGCAGGAGACCTGGAGAATTAGAAGCTCTGAG CTTGCAGTGTTACAGAAATCGATCAAAGGAAGTCAGTGCAACCGATCTCTCTCTTAGAGAACAACTTAGCAAGtttgagaaggaaatgcttGACAATCAGGAATTGGTGGAGATACGGGGAAAG AATGGGACCAGAGTACCGGTTATTTGTCCGAAGGAGGTTATCCCTGCAATGAATTATCTTGCCAGTAAAGAAATTAGAAAAAAGGCAGGAATAAGAGACGGAAATCCTTTTCTGTTCGCAAATACTG CTGAAGATGTTGTTAGGGCTGGTCTGGCTCTGGAGGAATTACGAACAGAGTGCCGCTCTTTGAAATTTCCTGATAGAATATACGCTACAAACCTTAGGAAATATTGTGCCACTATTGCCCAA GTTATTGGGCTCAAGGATCATGAACTTAAATACTTGTGTAGACATATGGGGCACACCATGGAAGTTCATGAGTTGCACTATCGCAGCACATCAGGACTAATAGAACGACTTGAAATTGCCAAACTTATGGTCATGCAAGAATGCAATGTAGTTGGAAAGTTCCATggaaaaagtttgaaagatatTACTTTCGAAG ACATTTTGGATAAGGAAGACATTTCCCCCACACAAGGAGAAGCCACTAGAGGAGAAGAAACTCCTTCAGTAGAAG atacaAGTCTATCTCTAGATGACATGGAAGAGGATGTATTAGTATCAAGAAGGAAACCTAAGAAAA GTGTAAGAAAAGCATGgacaaaagaagaagaagaagaaatgaagaaatattttaagACGTACTACGATGGTACTACGAAGAAAACTTGCCCAAGTAGAGCAGAATGCCAAAGAGCAATTGAGTTGAGCAAAAACAATGGTGGATACATACACCTGAGGAGTTgggaaacaataaaaaaaaaagttaacaattttcttttcagCTCTGTCAAGAAGAAGTAA